One window of the Pseudomonas sihuiensis genome contains the following:
- the chrA gene encoding chromate efflux transporter, with product MSESPERPAPVSLLQAFWFWLKLGLISFGGPAGQISIMHQELVEKRRWLSERRFLHALNYCMLLPGPEAQQLATYIGWLMHRTWGGVIAGALFVLPSLLILIALSWVYLVFGDVPLVAGIFYGIKPAVTAIVLQAAWRIGGRVLKNIWLWAIAAAAFVAIFALQLPFPLIVLGAALVGYIGGRLAPQHFAVGGGHGEKVGAHAPALIDDETRLAHTHLRSSRLALILLVGALLWLLPMGLLTLAFGWQGTLTQMGWFFTKAALLTFGGAYAVLPYVYQGAVGHYGWLTPTQMIDGLALGETTPGPLIMVVAFVAFVGAFGQPVFGGDSAFASGALAAVLVTWFTFLPSFLFILAGGPLVESTHGQLKFTAPLTGITAAVVGVILNLALFFGYHVLWPEGFAGTFDWVSALITLGAGVALLGFKRGVIETLVACALVGLAVRLLG from the coding sequence ATGTCCGAGTCCCCCGAGCGTCCCGCCCCGGTCAGTTTGCTGCAGGCGTTCTGGTTCTGGCTGAAGCTGGGGTTGATCAGCTTCGGCGGGCCGGCCGGGCAGATTTCAATCATGCATCAGGAGTTGGTGGAGAAGCGCCGCTGGTTGTCCGAGCGGCGCTTTCTGCATGCGCTGAACTACTGCATGTTGCTGCCCGGGCCGGAGGCGCAGCAGTTGGCGACTTATATCGGCTGGTTGATGCACCGCACCTGGGGCGGGGTGATCGCCGGGGCGCTGTTCGTGCTGCCGTCGCTGTTGATCCTGATCGCGCTGTCCTGGGTCTATCTTGTGTTCGGCGATGTGCCGCTGGTGGCGGGGATCTTCTATGGCATCAAGCCGGCGGTGACGGCCATCGTGCTGCAGGCGGCCTGGCGCATCGGCGGTCGGGTGTTGAAGAACATCTGGCTGTGGGCCATCGCGGCGGCGGCCTTCGTGGCCATCTTCGCCCTGCAGCTGCCGTTCCCGCTGATCGTGCTGGGCGCCGCGCTGGTGGGCTACATCGGTGGGCGACTGGCGCCGCAGCACTTCGCGGTCGGTGGTGGCCATGGCGAGAAGGTCGGGGCGCATGCGCCGGCATTGATCGATGACGAGACGCGCCTGGCGCACACGCACCTTCGCTCCAGCCGCCTGGCGCTGATCCTGCTGGTCGGCGCGCTGCTCTGGCTGTTGCCGATGGGCCTGCTAACCCTGGCGTTCGGCTGGCAGGGCACACTGACGCAGATGGGCTGGTTCTTCACCAAGGCGGCGTTGCTGACCTTCGGCGGCGCCTATGCGGTATTGCCCTATGTGTATCAGGGCGCAGTGGGTCACTACGGCTGGCTGACGCCGACGCAGATGATCGATGGCCTGGCGCTGGGTGAAACCACGCCGGGGCCGCTGATCATGGTGGTGGCTTTCGTCGCCTTCGTTGGTGCCTTTGGCCAGCCGGTGTTCGGTGGCGATTCGGCCTTCGCCAGTGGCGCGTTGGCGGCGGTGCTGGTCACCTGGTTCACCTTTCTGCCGTCGTTTCTGTTCATCCTCGCCGGCGGGCCGCTGGTGGAGTCGACCCACGGTCAGTTGAAGTTCACAGCGCCGCTGACCGGGATCACCGCTGCGGTGGTCGGGGTGATCCTCAACCTGGCGCTGTTCTTCGGTTATCACGTGCTCTGGCCAGAGGGCTTCGCCGGTACGTTCGATTGGGTGTCGGCGTTGATTACCCTCGGTGCGGGCGTGGCGTTGCTGGGCTTCAAGCGTGGGGTGATTGAGACGCTGGTGGCCTGTGCACTGGTGGGCTTGGCGGTTCGGTTGTTGGGTTGA
- a CDS encoding WYL domain-containing protein: MNQQIIERAIREKSVVTFNYGGHSRHVEPHILGVNGGSLQLLGYQIGGSSRSGGPLPEWRRFELDRITNLSITTRKFSGRRSFPSGRHSSWDRKIIIVDS, encoded by the coding sequence ATGAATCAGCAAATTATTGAACGTGCCATCCGTGAAAAATCTGTAGTGACTTTTAACTACGGCGGGCACTCTCGCCATGTGGAGCCTCATATACTAGGTGTAAACGGGGGCTCTCTCCAATTGCTTGGTTACCAAATAGGTGGTTCCAGCAGATCCGGAGGCCCACTGCCCGAATGGCGTCGATTTGAATTAGATCGGATCACTAACCTAAGTATCACAACTCGGAAATTCTCAGGCCGCAGGTCTTTCCCTTCAGGCAGACACAGTTCCTGGGATCGCAAAATAATTATTGTTGACAGTTAG
- a CDS encoding cold-shock protein, protein MSTQGIFKGWLNKKAYGFIKIPDDSSDIFLHITHATNPLELSAGCQVEFEIDTSEKKRQAVNAKLIAPPHYPPLKDNGSSRVPYNNSHEQLQDSEQITDETLESEEIEELDTDAANNALLSEISRWKREAKSEDNTRYFWHVREVDQISQGEKCFVIGRKGSGKTAICEHFSALSSHDVFSEKLSFKNFPFNELYDHKNAKYTKPNQFITIWKYLIYSSICRLMLKDNSVDLEIREQLSKIYDDKAPLSRRIGRWVSKDFGFSLFGLSLKITRSEDTHEPTNWIKNVDYLEDLLLNHVSESKYYILFDELDEDYRDIVAEEQFEQYTALITSLFKAVQDIRSIFGGGGAKILPIVFLRDDIYDLVKDSDKNKWGDFRVDLNWDVEKIKRLIAFRISRAIDQDCKNILPFDAAWGRVFGARRIGVGSNRQKSKISTFEFICRSTLIRPRDFVLYLQNCAQHAIESNVQIGPTVVRYVDKAFSNYLRQELTDELFAILPDISNTFDTISQLRKWNFSIPEFEQAYQQRVEQGFIQERNVKFVLQILFLFSVIGNSPRGGRYVFRYQNREARLNYNERVVVHRGLFKALQIL, encoded by the coding sequence ATGAGCACTCAAGGAATTTTTAAAGGTTGGCTAAACAAAAAAGCGTACGGGTTCATTAAAATACCTGACGACTCTTCAGATATATTTTTACATATCACTCACGCTACAAATCCTTTGGAGCTCAGCGCTGGATGCCAAGTAGAGTTCGAAATAGATACCAGCGAAAAGAAAAGACAAGCAGTCAATGCGAAATTAATAGCGCCTCCTCACTACCCCCCACTGAAAGATAACGGCTCATCAAGAGTTCCATACAACAACAGCCATGAGCAACTCCAAGACTCAGAGCAAATAACTGATGAAACCTTAGAATCCGAAGAAATAGAAGAATTAGACACAGACGCAGCCAACAACGCATTACTTTCTGAAATATCTCGCTGGAAAAGGGAAGCAAAAAGCGAAGACAACACTCGATATTTTTGGCATGTCAGGGAAGTAGATCAAATCTCCCAAGGAGAAAAATGTTTCGTAATCGGCAGAAAGGGTTCAGGAAAAACAGCCATATGCGAGCACTTTAGTGCGTTATCGAGCCATGATGTATTTTCTGAAAAGCTCAGCTTTAAAAACTTCCCATTCAATGAGCTATACGACCATAAAAATGCAAAATACACCAAACCAAATCAATTTATTACCATCTGGAAATACCTAATATACAGCTCAATTTGCAGACTGATGCTAAAAGACAATTCCGTTGATTTAGAAATCAGGGAGCAGCTATCTAAAATATATGATGACAAGGCACCACTGAGCCGTAGGATAGGGCGCTGGGTAAGCAAAGACTTTGGCTTTTCGCTTTTTGGATTATCATTAAAGATAACCAGAAGCGAAGACACTCACGAGCCAACCAACTGGATAAAGAACGTAGACTACCTAGAAGATCTATTGCTAAATCATGTTAGCGAAAGCAAATACTACATCCTCTTTGACGAACTTGATGAAGACTACAGAGACATTGTTGCAGAAGAACAGTTCGAACAATACACAGCATTAATAACAAGTCTTTTCAAAGCAGTCCAAGACATTAGGAGTATTTTTGGTGGAGGAGGCGCCAAAATCCTGCCGATTGTGTTCCTGCGTGACGACATATACGACCTAGTAAAGGACTCTGACAAAAACAAATGGGGAGATTTCAGGGTCGACCTAAACTGGGATGTAGAAAAAATCAAACGCCTCATTGCTTTTCGTATATCAAGGGCAATTGACCAAGACTGCAAGAACATTCTCCCATTTGATGCAGCTTGGGGTCGAGTATTTGGAGCGCGCCGAATTGGCGTAGGATCGAACAGACAAAAAAGCAAGATATCCACTTTTGAATTCATCTGTCGAAGTACTTTAATACGCCCACGAGACTTTGTCCTTTACCTCCAAAATTGCGCACAGCATGCAATAGAATCAAACGTCCAGATTGGACCAACCGTTGTGAGATACGTCGACAAAGCTTTCTCAAACTACTTGAGACAAGAATTAACTGATGAATTATTTGCTATCTTACCTGACATCTCCAACACCTTTGACACAATTTCACAGTTAAGAAAATGGAATTTTTCCATCCCGGAATTCGAGCAGGCATATCAACAGCGTGTAGAACAAGGATTCATCCAAGAGCGAAACGTAAAATTTGTTCTACAAATTCTTTTCCTATTCAGCGTCATCGGAAACAGCCCTCGCGGAGGACGTTATGTTTTTCGCTATCAAAACAGAGAAGCAAGATTAAATTATAATGAAAGGGTCGTTGTTCATAGGGGGTTATTTAAAGCATTGCAGATACTTTAG
- a CDS encoding ABC transporter ATP-binding protein has protein sequence MSALLKLQNIHKAFADVRVLEDVSLSLAAGEVVSLLGPSGCGKSTLLRIAAGLDQDYQGGLELNPLLNFGRGSGIGVVFQEPRLMPWLSVAQNVGFADGWVADDKWVEQLLRDVGLHGRGEALPKHLSGGQAQRVAIARALYGKPQVLLLDEPFSAVDAFTRMKLQDLVVELAARYEIAVLLVTHDLDEAFYLSDRVLILGGTPSRLQRELAVPLARPRDRRSAELAYLRGEALTELYQSHVL, from the coding sequence ATGAGTGCGCTGCTGAAACTGCAGAATATCCACAAGGCCTTCGCTGACGTGCGCGTGCTCGAAGACGTCAGCCTGAGCCTGGCCGCCGGCGAAGTAGTGAGCCTGCTCGGCCCCTCCGGCTGCGGCAAGAGCACCCTGCTGCGCATCGCCGCCGGGCTGGATCAGGACTATCAGGGCGGGCTGGAACTCAACCCGCTGCTCAACTTCGGGCGTGGCAGCGGCATCGGCGTGGTGTTCCAGGAACCCCGGCTGATGCCCTGGCTCAGCGTGGCGCAGAACGTCGGCTTCGCCGATGGCTGGGTGGCGGATGATAAATGGGTGGAACAATTGCTCCGCGACGTCGGCTTGCACGGGCGTGGCGAGGCGTTGCCCAAACACCTATCCGGCGGTCAGGCACAACGCGTGGCCATTGCCCGTGCGCTGTACGGCAAACCGCAGGTGCTGCTGCTGGATGAGCCCTTCAGCGCGGTGGACGCCTTCACCCGCATGAAGCTGCAGGATCTGGTGGTGGAGCTGGCTGCCCGCTACGAAATCGCCGTGCTGCTGGTCACCCATGACCTCGACGAAGCCTTTTATCTAAGCGACCGCGTGCTGATCCTCGGCGGCACGCCAAGCCGCCTGCAACGCGAACTGGCCGTGCCCCTGGCCCGCCCCCGCGACCGCCGCTCGGCCGAACTGGCCTACCTGCGCGGCGAGGCCCTGACCGAGCTGTACCAGTCGCACGTGCTGTAA
- a CDS encoding ABC transporter permease, which produces MGALNLVIGRWAERLPGWRPALTDLRGWVVPLLILALLEALVRSGVLPAHQMPAPSQVAQTLYLLAQSGELWRHLNASLLRVGAGFAIGAALAIVIGTWVGLSRRAEAYLEPTFQALRAIPSLAWVPLLLLWLGIDETPKIVLIALGAFFPVYLALLAGIRNIDRKLVEVGQLYGLSPMALVRRILLPAALPSLFTGLRGALSLSWMFLVAAELIAATRGLGYLLSDGRETSRPDLVIAAILLLALFGKLSDSLLKAWETRALRWRDSYQGGEGEA; this is translated from the coding sequence ATGGGCGCGCTCAACCTCGTCATCGGTCGCTGGGCCGAACGGCTTCCAGGCTGGCGGCCGGCACTGACCGACCTGCGTGGTTGGGTGGTGCCCCTGCTGATTCTGGCTCTGCTGGAAGCCCTGGTGCGCAGCGGCGTATTGCCCGCGCACCAGATGCCTGCGCCGAGCCAGGTGGCGCAAACCCTATACCTGCTGGCGCAGAGTGGCGAGCTGTGGCGGCATCTGAACGCCAGCCTGCTGCGCGTCGGCGCCGGTTTTGCCATCGGCGCCGCGCTGGCCATCGTCATCGGCACCTGGGTGGGCCTCAGTCGTCGCGCTGAGGCCTATCTGGAGCCGACCTTCCAGGCGCTGCGGGCCATCCCGAGCCTGGCCTGGGTGCCGCTGCTGCTGCTCTGGTTGGGCATCGACGAAACGCCGAAAATCGTGCTGATCGCCCTCGGCGCCTTCTTCCCGGTGTACCTGGCGCTGCTCGCCGGCATCCGCAACATCGACCGCAAGCTGGTGGAGGTGGGCCAGCTCTACGGCCTGTCGCCGATGGCGCTGGTGCGCCGCATTCTGCTGCCGGCTGCGCTGCCGAGCCTGTTCACCGGCTTGCGCGGGGCGCTCAGCCTGAGCTGGATGTTCCTCGTCGCCGCCGAACTGATCGCCGCCACCCGTGGCCTCGGCTACCTGCTCAGCGACGGTCGGGAAACCTCGCGGCCGGATCTGGTGATCGCCGCGATCCTGCTGCTGGCGCTGTTCGGCAAACTCAGCGACAGCCTGCTCAAGGCCTGGGAAACCCGCGCCCTGCGCTGGCGCGACAGTTACCAGGGTGGGGAGGGCGAAGCATGA
- a CDS encoding aliphatic sulfonate ABC transporter substrate-binding protein has protein sequence MKKNALRVGLAALFAAWLPAAVHAAPPKEVRLDYAYYAPTSLVLKQQGLLEKALAPQGIAVKWTFSQGSNRSLEYLNGGSTDFASTAGLAAVLSRANGAPINTVYVASRPEWTALVVPKDSPVQSLADLKGKKVAATKGTDPFLFLLQSLQKAGLDKNDVEIVHLQHPDGRVALERGDVQAWAGLDPLMAASELQAGSRLLYRNRDFNSYSVLSVTEKFAKEQPELIKQVIAAYEQARQWAIANPDALAQLLADEAKLPLEVAKLQLSRTDFSNPQPGAEHIKALKASAPILLDEQLVRPGTDVAQVVDQLIQPQLAAQVIGSNVAKAGN, from the coding sequence ATGAAGAAGAATGCCTTGCGTGTTGGCCTGGCGGCGCTGTTCGCCGCCTGGTTGCCAGCCGCCGTACATGCCGCACCACCGAAAGAAGTCCGCCTGGACTACGCCTACTACGCCCCCACCAGCCTGGTGCTCAAGCAGCAGGGCTTGTTGGAAAAAGCCCTCGCGCCGCAGGGCATCGCCGTCAAATGGACATTCAGCCAGGGCAGCAACCGCTCGCTGGAATACCTCAACGGAGGTAGCACCGATTTCGCCTCCACTGCCGGCCTGGCCGCCGTGCTCAGCCGCGCCAACGGCGCGCCGATCAACACCGTCTACGTCGCCAGCCGCCCGGAGTGGACAGCGCTGGTGGTGCCCAAGGACTCGCCCGTCCAGTCGCTGGCCGACCTCAAGGGTAAAAAGGTCGCCGCCACCAAGGGCACCGACCCTTTCCTGTTCCTCCTGCAAAGCCTGCAGAAGGCCGGGCTGGACAAGAACGACGTGGAGATCGTCCACCTGCAACACCCGGACGGTCGCGTCGCCCTGGAGCGCGGCGACGTGCAGGCCTGGGCCGGGCTCGACCCGCTGATGGCGGCCAGCGAGCTGCAGGCTGGTTCGCGCCTGCTGTACCGCAATCGTGACTTCAACAGCTACAGCGTGCTCAGCGTCACCGAAAAGTTCGCCAAGGAGCAGCCCGAGCTGATCAAGCAGGTGATCGCCGCTTATGAGCAGGCGCGCCAGTGGGCCATCGCCAACCCCGATGCCCTGGCCCAGTTGCTCGCCGACGAAGCCAAACTGCCGCTGGAAGTGGCCAAGCTGCAACTGTCGCGCACCGACTTCAGCAACCCGCAGCCGGGCGCCGAACACATCAAGGCGCTGAAAGCCTCTGCACCCATCCTGCTCGACGAGCAACTGGTGCGTCCGGGCACCGACGTCGCTCAGGTGGTCGACCAACTGATCCAGCCGCAACTGGCCGCTCAGGTGATCGGCAGCAACGTGGCCAAGGCGGGGAACTGA
- a CDS encoding OprD family porin, whose translation MKKSTLALAVTLAAIANQATAAGFIEDSKASIGLRNFYYDLNNKNTANNNGEAQEWGQGFIFNYSSGFTQGTVGFGLDAIGLLGVKLDSGGTASKAGRDRTPGQLFPLDSDGSAVDDYSKAGVTAKVRLSKTEARLGTLLPKLPVVTFNDGRLLPQTFEGGQITSNEIDGLTLTAGQLESTKTRSSTDDISLRIAGATGDADTNKFYFAGGDYKLTKDLTLQYYYGNLEDFYKQHFLGLVHNWAIGPGSLKTDLRYFDSGSDGKNGSASGRADGYRSAGYWRAGDSSTGEVDNQTWSALFTYTLGSHFASLGYQQVEGDSAFPFLNQGGGSSSYLITDRQIGKFQNAGERTWLAEYGYDFTKLGVPGLKASVAYLKGDNVDSANGDLKEWERDFRLDYTLQDGPLKGLGVSWRNATQRGNVTTDADENRLILSYTLTLL comes from the coding sequence ATGAAAAAATCCACCCTGGCCTTGGCCGTCACGCTGGCCGCCATCGCCAACCAGGCCACCGCCGCCGGTTTCATCGAAGACAGCAAGGCCAGCATCGGCCTGCGCAATTTCTATTACGACCTGAACAACAAGAACACCGCCAACAACAACGGCGAGGCGCAAGAGTGGGGTCAGGGTTTCATCTTCAACTACAGCTCCGGTTTCACCCAGGGCACCGTCGGTTTCGGCCTCGACGCCATCGGCCTGCTTGGCGTGAAGCTGGACTCCGGCGGCACCGCAAGCAAGGCCGGCCGTGATCGCACCCCAGGCCAGCTGTTCCCGCTCGACAGCGACGGCAGCGCCGTGGACGACTACAGCAAGGCCGGCGTGACCGCCAAGGTGCGCCTGTCCAAGACCGAGGCGCGCCTCGGCACCCTGCTGCCGAAGCTGCCGGTGGTGACCTTCAACGACGGCCGCCTGCTGCCGCAGACCTTCGAGGGCGGGCAGATCACCTCCAACGAGATCGACGGCCTGACCCTGACCGCCGGCCAGTTGGAAAGCACCAAGACTCGTAGCTCCACCGACGACATCTCTCTGCGTATCGCCGGCGCCACCGGTGACGCCGACACCAACAAGTTCTACTTCGCCGGTGGTGACTACAAGCTGACCAAGGACCTGACGCTGCAGTACTACTACGGCAACCTTGAAGACTTCTACAAACAGCACTTCCTCGGCCTGGTGCACAACTGGGCGATCGGCCCGGGTTCGCTTAAGACCGATCTGCGCTACTTCGACAGTGGCTCCGACGGCAAGAACGGCAGCGCCTCCGGCCGTGCCGATGGCTACCGCAGCGCCGGCTACTGGCGTGCTGGCGACAGCAGCACCGGCGAGGTCGACAACCAGACCTGGAGCGCGCTGTTCACCTACACCCTGGGCAGCCACTTCGCCAGCCTGGGCTACCAGCAGGTCGAAGGCGACAGCGCCTTCCCCTTCCTCAACCAGGGCGGCGGCAGCTCGTCCTACCTGATCACCGACCGCCAGATCGGCAAGTTCCAGAACGCCGGCGAGCGCACCTGGCTGGCCGAGTACGGCTATGACTTCACCAAACTCGGCGTCCCGGGCCTGAAGGCCAGCGTCGCTTACCTCAAGGGTGACAACGTCGACTCCGCCAACGGTGACCTGAAAGAGTGGGAGCGCGACTTCCGCCTCGACTACACCCTGCAGGACGGCCCGCTGAAAGGCCTCGGCGTGTCCTGGCGCAACGCGACCCAGCGCGGCAACGTCACCACCGACGCCGACGAAAACCGCCTGATCCTGAGTTACACCCTGACCCTGCTGTAA
- a CDS encoding aliphatic sulfonate ABC transporter substrate-binding protein, translating into MSNTHSKRSTLIAASLAIGLLVAPLTEAAEQLRIGYQKSSTLISLLKSQGTLEKALADQDITISWHEFPNGQPLLEALNVGNIDLSADVADTVPVFAQAAGADLAYFAQEAPSPSAQAIIVREDSPIKTLADLKGKKVAVTKAAGVHYLLIAALNKAGLKFSDIEPAYLTPADGRAAFENRKVDAWVTWEPFLSGAQQQLPTRILADGKGLADYQRYYLTSAKFAKSHPQVLQTVFAELVKTGDWLRANPRQAAEILGPLWGNLDPAIVEKANAKRSYQVRLVQPDSLAEQQKIADAFYGASLLPTSVDAREVSIWSPQ; encoded by the coding sequence ATGTCCAACACTCATTCCAAACGCAGCACACTGATCGCCGCCTCGCTGGCCATCGGTCTGCTCGTCGCTCCGCTCACCGAGGCTGCCGAGCAACTGCGCATCGGCTACCAGAAATCCTCCACGCTGATCAGCCTGCTGAAGAGCCAGGGCACCCTGGAGAAGGCACTGGCCGACCAGGACATCACCATCAGCTGGCACGAATTCCCCAACGGTCAGCCGCTGCTGGAAGCGCTCAACGTCGGCAATATCGATCTCTCTGCCGATGTCGCCGACACCGTGCCGGTATTCGCCCAGGCCGCCGGTGCCGACCTCGCCTATTTTGCCCAGGAAGCACCCTCCCCCAGCGCGCAGGCGATCATCGTGCGCGAGGATTCGCCGATCAAAACCCTGGCCGACCTCAAGGGCAAGAAGGTCGCCGTGACCAAGGCAGCCGGCGTGCACTACCTGCTGATCGCCGCGCTGAACAAGGCTGGCCTGAAGTTCAGCGACATCGAACCCGCCTACCTGACCCCGGCCGATGGCCGCGCCGCCTTCGAGAACCGCAAAGTGGACGCCTGGGTCACCTGGGAGCCCTTCCTCAGCGGCGCGCAGCAGCAGTTGCCGACGCGCATCCTCGCCGACGGCAAGGGCCTGGCCGACTACCAGCGCTACTACCTGACCAGCGCCAAGTTCGCCAAGAGCCACCCGCAGGTGCTGCAGACCGTGTTCGCCGAGCTGGTGAAGACCGGTGACTGGCTGCGCGCCAACCCGCGCCAGGCGGCTGAAATCCTCGGCCCGCTGTGGGGCAACCTCGACCCGGCCATCGTCGAGAAAGCCAACGCCAAACGCAGCTACCAGGTGCGTCTGGTACAGCCAGACAGCCTCGCCGAGCAGCAGAAGATCGCCGATGCCTTCTACGGCGCCAGCCTGCTGCCGACCTCAGTGGATGCCCGTGAAGTGAGCATCTGGAGCCCGCAATGA
- a CDS encoding acyl-CoA dehydrogenase family protein has translation MSAEARLHPSLRDEPLFAAHLFPVDFGSRTAKVERLARRLAASAVERDRAGGSAQAERELIRESGLLTLAVPQQYGGQGVAWPEIYRIVRYLAAVDSSLAHLFAFQHLQVATIVLFGNPDQQRHWLTRTVQERWFWGNATNGRDTGLKLSPREEHYELNGSKSFCSGALGADALVISAPRGKSPEDRVFIVLPSQREGLAVNSDWDGFGQRQTDSGTVQFEQVFVDASELLGPVGPSPRTTLRACLSQLILTQLYLGNAQGALDAALRYTREHSRAWPASGVANASDDPFIQQRYGELWLRYRSALPLAEHAAQRLQSSWEKPALTAAERAEVALAISEAKVVAVRAALEITSQIFEAMGARATSSRYGFDRFWRNVRVHSLHDPIDYKVRDLGHWLLSGQGPQPSLYG, from the coding sequence ATGAGCGCCGAGGCCCGCCTGCATCCCAGCCTGCGCGACGAACCGTTGTTCGCCGCGCACCTGTTCCCCGTGGACTTCGGCAGCCGCACGGCCAAGGTCGAACGCCTGGCCCGGCGCCTGGCGGCCAGCGCGGTGGAGCGTGATCGTGCTGGCGGCAGCGCCCAGGCCGAACGCGAGTTGATTCGTGAAAGCGGCCTGCTGACCCTGGCCGTGCCGCAGCAGTACGGCGGCCAGGGCGTGGCCTGGCCGGAGATCTACCGCATCGTGCGCTACCTGGCGGCGGTGGACAGCTCGCTGGCCCACCTGTTCGCCTTCCAGCACCTGCAGGTGGCGACCATCGTGCTATTCGGCAACCCCGATCAGCAGCGTCACTGGTTGACGCGTACGGTGCAGGAGCGCTGGTTCTGGGGCAACGCCACCAATGGCCGCGACACCGGCCTAAAGCTCAGCCCGCGTGAGGAGCATTACGAGCTCAATGGCAGCAAGTCGTTCTGCTCCGGCGCGCTCGGCGCCGATGCGCTGGTGATCAGCGCACCGCGCGGCAAGAGCCCAGAGGATCGCGTGTTCATCGTCCTGCCCAGCCAGCGCGAGGGGTTGGCGGTGAACAGCGACTGGGACGGCTTCGGCCAGCGCCAGACCGACAGCGGCACGGTGCAGTTCGAGCAGGTCTTCGTCGACGCCAGCGAGCTGCTCGGCCCGGTCGGCCCCAGCCCGCGTACCACCCTGCGCGCCTGCCTGTCACAGCTGATCCTCACCCAGCTCTACCTGGGCAATGCCCAGGGCGCGCTGGATGCAGCGCTGCGCTACACCCGCGAGCACAGCCGCGCCTGGCCGGCATCAGGCGTGGCCAATGCCAGTGACGATCCGTTTATCCAGCAACGCTACGGCGAACTGTGGCTGCGCTACCGCAGCGCCCTGCCCCTAGCCGAGCACGCCGCCCAGCGCCTGCAGAGCTCCTGGGAAAAACCGGCGCTGACCGCCGCCGAACGTGCCGAGGTGGCGCTAGCCATCAGCGAGGCCAAGGTGGTGGCGGTACGCGCGGCACTGGAGATCACCAGCCAGATCTTCGAAGCCATGGGCGCCCGCGCCACCAGCTCGCGTTACGGCTTCGACCGCTTCTGGCGCAACGTGCGGGTGCACAGCCTGCACGACCCCATCGACTACAAGGTGCGCGACCTCGGTCACTGGCTGCTCAGCGGCCAGGGGCCGCAGCCGTCGCTGTACGGCTGA
- a CDS encoding sulfurtransferase, protein MTIKTLFGAGLLAAATLLHTLTAQAASDYLVSTDWLEKNLKDPKVRIIEVSVVPGVYERGHIPGAVNFAWHSDLVDPVRRDIASQEAFQQLLRKAGVNDDSTTILYGDNNNWFAAWGAWVFDVYGVDNVKLLDGGRAKWEAEGRTLDSRASTPKAGNVTVQAANKDLRAFLPDVLAAAEKRSDVQLVDIRSPDEYNGKVFAPQGVQELAVRAGHVPGAVNVPWGQAVAADGTFKSAEELKKVYSAVGIDGSKPIITYCRIGERSSHTWFALKKILGYDVRNYDGSWTEYGNAVGVPVVNVAGTVWGGK, encoded by the coding sequence ATGACTATCAAGACCCTGTTCGGCGCCGGCCTGCTGGCCGCCGCCACCCTGCTGCACACGCTGACGGCGCAGGCCGCCAGCGACTATCTGGTCAGTACCGACTGGCTGGAAAAGAACCTGAAAGATCCCAAGGTACGCATCATCGAAGTGAGCGTGGTGCCCGGCGTCTACGAGCGCGGGCATATCCCCGGCGCGGTGAACTTCGCCTGGCACAGCGACCTGGTCGACCCGGTACGCCGCGACATCGCCAGCCAGGAAGCCTTCCAGCAACTGCTGCGCAAGGCCGGGGTGAACGACGACAGCACCACCATTCTCTACGGCGACAACAACAACTGGTTCGCCGCCTGGGGCGCCTGGGTGTTCGACGTGTACGGCGTGGATAACGTCAAGCTGCTCGATGGCGGTCGCGCCAAGTGGGAAGCTGAAGGCCGTACTTTGGACAGCCGCGCCAGCACGCCGAAGGCTGGCAACGTCACGGTGCAGGCCGCCAACAAGGATCTGCGCGCCTTCCTGCCAGACGTGTTGGCCGCCGCGGAGAAGCGCAGCGACGTGCAACTGGTGGATATCCGCTCGCCGGACGAATACAACGGCAAGGTCTTCGCCCCGCAGGGCGTGCAGGAGCTGGCCGTGCGCGCCGGCCACGTGCCCGGCGCGGTGAACGTGCCCTGGGGCCAGGCGGTCGCTGCTGACGGCACCTTCAAGTCGGCTGAAGAGCTGAAGAAGGTCTACAGCGCAGTAGGTATCGATGGCAGCAAGCCGATCATCACCTACTGCCGCATCGGCGAGCGCTCCAGCCACACCTGGTTCGCCCTGAAGAAAATCCTCGGCTACGACGTGCGCAACTACGACGGCTCCTGGACCGAATACGGCAATGCCGTAGGCGTGCCGGTGGTGAACGTGGCGGGCACCGTCTGGGGCGGCAAGTAA